The Candidatus Atribacteria bacterium genomic interval TTAAGCATTGCTGAAAACTCAGGATCGCTTGGACCAGCAAAAAAATTTAAACAACCATCTTTTGATAAAATTCTATCACCCTGTTCTACTACTTCTTTGACCGGTGCAAAAACAAATACATCATCATATTTCTTCCCTTGAGCTACGGAAATAAGGGAGACTTCTGGATTTTCCATACCTTTAGTATTTATATATTTTAATTCAACTCCTTTCTTTTTAGCTTCATTCACGGTATGAATTGAGGAAGCCCTTTCCAATCTTGTTTTATCAACATCAGTTACTACTAATAATTTAGGTCTTCTATCACTATGCAAGGCATAATCTATTGCTCCAAGACCCATTGGCCCCGCTCCGGCTAAAATTGCCACATTTCCATTTTTTACAATACCCATATGATGAATATACTGACCCTGGATAGTATGATAGGCAGCATGAAAAGCGCCTATGATGCAGGACATGGGTTCAGCTAGAGATCCGCCGTAAAAGGCTTCCCCCTTATATTCTAATAAACAATCCATCTCCATCACTTCATTGGGTATAATGATATAGGTAGCATCTCCACCTACATAAGGGAAAGAATAACCGGGGGCATGAAGACTCCCTTGATAATTTAGAGCAGGCTGAATAGCAAACTTCTGACCTTTTTTGAATTTATGTTGCCATTTTTTACCAACTTCAATAATTTCGCCACAAAATTCATGACCGATTATTACTGGATTTTCCGCCACATTGTGTGGCACTCTCTTATGGCCAGCTCCTTGAACTACCGCTTTATAAGAAGACATGCAAAGACTGTCGGAAATAATATGAGCAATAATTTCGTCATTCTTCATTGCTGGGAGATCAAATTCTTCCAACCTCAAATCATTTTTTCCATATAGTCTTACTGCTTTAGTCCTCATTATCACCGCTCCCTAAAATTTAAATAATTTATTTCAGCATGACCTGACCACCGGTTATCGGTATGGCCTGGCCTGTTTCATATTTTTGATCGATGATATAATAAATAGCTTTTATAATATCCTCACCAGTACAACCCCTCCTCATGGGAATCTTTGATTCGTAGAATTTCTTCACATCTTCAAGGGTCTTTGCGCCCGGAACTTTCCCAGTCCTAAGGTATTGGATAAAAAGACCATTTTCCGGATCTGCCCATAGAGGGCCTTCAAAGAAATTTCCCGGACAAACGGCATTTACTTTAATATTATCCGCAATAAGCTCTAAAGCAAAACTCTGTGTAAGACCTAAACCTCCAAATTTACTTCCCGCATAAGCACTATTTTTATCTGAACCTTCAAGCCCGGATTTGGAGTTTACTTGAATAATATCGGTAAAATATTTTTGGGTAGGTATATTTTGAAGTGCCATAATTTTGGAAGCATGTTTTGCACATAGAAAATAACCAAAGTAATTCACTTTATTGACAAAAGCAAATTCACTTAATTCCATTTCTTTTATACTGCCAGCTTTTAATACCCCCGCATTACTTATAAAAATATCAACACCACCAACTTTTTTTATAATCTCGAACATCATTTCTTTAACAGAATCTTCATCTCCTACGTCTACTTTTATAGGGAAAGCGATTTTCCTTTTGTATTCATTATTTAGCTCCCCTGCTAACCGGTTAGCTCCCTTTAGATTAATATCGGCAATAAATACCAAGCATTCTAATTTTGTCAACTCTCTTACTATGCTTTCTCCAAAACCCTGAGCGCTTCCGGTAACTACTGCTATTTTGTTTCTTATTATCTGATTTCTATATAATCTTCCGCCATGATGATTCTTTTCCAAACTTCGATTGCAGTTATAATCAGTTATTGTTTCAGAATTTTTATTCTCTGTAGAACTTTCAAGTTTAGTGATTTTACTTGTAATTATTATTTCTTTTTGGACATCATTAAAACCATTCTTTATATTCGCTGCCTGCTCATAAGATTCTCCCAGGTAAAATACACCAATATTTTCCAGAATTACGATTTTTGGTTTTTGTTTATTTTTCTTGATATAATCTTGGAACTTATGAAGAATAGAAGGAATTATTTTTTCTACAAGTTTTCCTTGGTTTAGTTGATGGCTATTTTTAATTTCTTTTAAATAAAGAGGTATTATTCTATCTGATTTGATCTTGTTAAAAGCAACGTTCATTTTTTTTGGACTATCTTCAAAAATAATAATATTTCCTTTTTCCCCATCAAAGGTTAACCCGCGTAAAAGCGGAGCAATAGTTTCTATGTAAATTTTCTTCATTTTTCTCCTCCGAGTAATAATATCAAAACATTATTTTAAAAATTTATTTGTTGATAACCAAGTTCAGGGTGTCGAACATCTATTTTCCTGCCAATTTCACTATATATGGTAATCCTTTCTTGTAATGATTTACTTTTTAAGGGATTTTTATGATTAAATAAAGCATATTTTTCATCATAATTCGCCAGTTTTTCATGGGCAATAAGAGCCCAGGTTGCTTCAATTAGATGAGCAAACTCTGGCCTTAGAATGATGGGGTAATTAAAAGATTGTCGTGGGCTGTTTATATCCACACCACTTATTTCCATAAGTTCATATTTTTTACAGAGTCTTTGCAAACGTAAAAGTTGGCTTAGGGTATTACGTGGTGGCATATAAGTAATTGCCTTAAAACCTATTTTTTTTAATTCAGGAATCAGTTCTCCCAAGAAATCATCTTCAAACTTTTCATCTCTCTTATCACCGGTGGGCGATTCAGTCACATCCCCTAAATAAGCATAAGCGGGGATAGCGTTTATAGAATGACTGAATTTCACTGTTTCATATACAGATATGCATTCATCGTACTCCGGTTGAATGAAAATTTTATCTAAAAAAGAGCTCTTTAATATTCCCAAAAGGTCATATAAATAAAATGGATTATGGGTATCGAAGAGATATTTTTCCACTTTTTTGGAAAGCACCATACTAAAATCCTCTTTTAAGAAGGCAATAAGTTTTTCCCCTTTTCCTATTTTTTTAATAATTTTTTTAGCAAAAGCATAAAGAATATGACGTTCAGTTATGCTACCGCCTTCTTTCGCCTGGGAAATTCTGTAAACCTCTTTCTTAAAATCAATCTCCTCTATTCCATAACTTTTAATCAACTGATTCAGTTTAGCTAACATTTTTTTGTTTCTCTTATTGCGAGCTATCTGTATTGGATCTAAAAATTTCATAGCTCTTGCTATCCCTATTTCAGGGATACCATGAACAGCAATATAGCCTATATTTTTAGAATCAGGATTATTCAGTTTTCTTCCTTCAACACGAGTTCCGGAAAAATTTACCCGTAATTCAAATCCTACAGTTGAGGCAATACCTAATATCTTGCATGCTTCTATCAGCTCCTTACAGCCGGAAACAGAATCATGATCCATAATCCCTACAGATTGAAGACCCACTTTCCAAGCTAAATAAGCAGCCATAGAAGGTGAATAAGGACTAAAAGAGTAGATAGTATGTATATGATTAT includes:
- a CDS encoding PHP domain-containing protein, translated to MKDKIIQEINGSNKKFRLYGLEKIYKLREKEKEQFKKTEEVNNHIHTIYSFSPYSPSMAAYLAWKVGLQSVGIMDHDSVSGCKELIEACKILGIASTVGFELRVNFSGTRVEGRKLNNPDSKNIGYIAVHGIPEIGIARAMKFLDPIQIARNKRNKKMLAKLNQLIKSYGIEEIDFKKEVYRISQAKEGGSITERHILYAFAKKIIKKIGKGEKLIAFLKEDFSMVLSKKVEKYLFDTHNPFYLYDLLGILKSSFLDKIFIQPEYDECISVYETVKFSHSINAIPAYAYLGDVTESPTGDKRDEKFEDDFLGELIPELKKIGFKAITYMPPRNTLSQLLRLQRLCKKYELMEISGVDINSPRQSFNYPIILRPEFAHLIEATWALIAHEKLANYDEKYALFNHKNPLKSKSLQERITIYSEIGRKIDVRHPELGYQQINF
- a CDS encoding SDR family NAD(P)-dependent oxidoreductase encodes the protein MNVAFNKIKSDRIIPLYLKEIKNSHQLNQGKLVEKIIPSILHKFQDYIKKNKQKPKIVILENIGVFYLGESYEQAANIKNGFNDVQKEIIITSKITKLESSTENKNSETITDYNCNRSLEKNHHGGRLYRNQIIRNKIAVVTGSAQGFGESIVRELTKLECLVFIADINLKGANRLAGELNNEYKRKIAFPIKVDVGDEDSVKEMMFEIIKKVGGVDIFISNAGVLKAGSIKEMELSEFAFVNKVNYFGYFLCAKHASKIMALQNIPTQKYFTDIIQVNSKSGLEGSDKNSAYAGSKFGGLGLTQSFALELIADNIKVNAVCPGNFFEGPLWADPENGLFIQYLRTGKVPGAKTLEDVKKFYESKIPMRRGCTGEDIIKAIYYIIDQKYETGQAIPITGGQVMLK
- a CDS encoding L-sorbose 1-phosphate reductase, with the protein product MRTKAVRLYGKNDLRLEEFDLPAMKNDEIIAHIISDSLCMSSYKAVVQGAGHKRVPHNVAENPVIIGHEFCGEIIEVGKKWQHKFKKGQKFAIQPALNYQGSLHAPGYSFPYVGGDATYIIIPNEVMEMDCLLEYKGEAFYGGSLAEPMSCIIGAFHAAYHTIQGQYIHHMGIVKNGNVAILAGAGPMGLGAIDYALHSDRRPKLLVVTDVDKTRLERASSIHTVNEAKKKGVELKYINTKGMENPEVSLISVAQGKKYDDVFVFAPVKEVVEQGDRILSKDGCLNFFAGPSDPEFSAMLNFYNVHYASTHIVGTSGGNTQDMIESLEMMRKDLINPAAMITHIGGLNCVVNTTLNLPKIPGNKKLIYTNIEMELTAISDFKKEGKINPLFTQLAKIVEKSNGLWSAEAEKYLLEKAKHI